A section of the Portunus trituberculatus isolate SZX2019 chromosome 20, ASM1759143v1, whole genome shotgun sequence genome encodes:
- the LOC123506536 gene encoding dnaJ homolog subfamily C member 24-like isoform X1 produces the protein MAETRLSFPSPFHLRPVSLPYTMTLYDVLGVSQDASETEIRQQYQELARQYHPDKSGVEGAKEKFLQVTEAWHVLGDTQKRREYDDQLKREKLYQEFPVSEELFLEDLEQDKEGGVYLHTCRCGGHYTLAAQDARSSTEKEVVVACDNCSLSILVLLNCDENT, from the exons ATGGCCGAGACGAGGCTTTCCTTCCCCAGCCCGTTTCACCTCCGGCCCGTTTCTCTCCCTTATACG atGACTTTGTatgatgttttgggtgtgaGCCAAGATGCCAGCGAGACCGAGATCCGCCAACAGTACCAGGAACTAGCACGTCAGTATCACCCCGACAAATCAGGGGTTGAAGGTGCCAAAGAAAAGTTCCTACAGGTGACAGAGGCGTGGCATGTATTAGGAGACACTCAAAAACGGAGAGAGTACGATGACCAGTTAAAGCGAGAAAAG CTTTACCAAGAATTTCCTGTGAGTGAAGAGCTCTTCCTTGAGGACTTGGAGCAGGACAAGGAAGGCGGCGTATATTTGCACACCTGCCGGTGTGGTGGCCACTACACCCTGGCTGCCCAGGATGCCAGAAGCTCTACAGAGAAGGAGGTTGTTGTAGCTTGTGACAACTGCTCCCTTAGCATTCTGGTTTTACTGAATTGTGATGAGAACACTTGA
- the LOC123506536 gene encoding dnaJ homolog subfamily C member 24-like isoform X3 — MKMTLYDVLGVSQDASETEIRQQYQELARQYHPDKSGVEGAKEKFLQVTEAWHVLGDTQKRREYDDQLKREKLYQEFPVSEELFLEDLEQDKEGGVYLHTCRCGGHYTLAAQDARSSTEKEVVVACDNCSLSILVLLNCDENT, encoded by the exons ATGAAG atGACTTTGTatgatgttttgggtgtgaGCCAAGATGCCAGCGAGACCGAGATCCGCCAACAGTACCAGGAACTAGCACGTCAGTATCACCCCGACAAATCAGGGGTTGAAGGTGCCAAAGAAAAGTTCCTACAGGTGACAGAGGCGTGGCATGTATTAGGAGACACTCAAAAACGGAGAGAGTACGATGACCAGTTAAAGCGAGAAAAG CTTTACCAAGAATTTCCTGTGAGTGAAGAGCTCTTCCTTGAGGACTTGGAGCAGGACAAGGAAGGCGGCGTATATTTGCACACCTGCCGGTGTGGTGGCCACTACACCCTGGCTGCCCAGGATGCCAGAAGCTCTACAGAGAAGGAGGTTGTTGTAGCTTGTGACAACTGCTCCCTTAGCATTCTGGTTTTACTGAATTGTGATGAGAACACTTGA
- the LOC123506536 gene encoding dnaJ homolog subfamily C member 24-like isoform X2: protein MEVCCMMTLYDVLGVSQDASETEIRQQYQELARQYHPDKSGVEGAKEKFLQVTEAWHVLGDTQKRREYDDQLKREKLYQEFPVSEELFLEDLEQDKEGGVYLHTCRCGGHYTLAAQDARSSTEKEVVVACDNCSLSILVLLNCDENT from the exons ATGGAGGTGTGCTGCATG atGACTTTGTatgatgttttgggtgtgaGCCAAGATGCCAGCGAGACCGAGATCCGCCAACAGTACCAGGAACTAGCACGTCAGTATCACCCCGACAAATCAGGGGTTGAAGGTGCCAAAGAAAAGTTCCTACAGGTGACAGAGGCGTGGCATGTATTAGGAGACACTCAAAAACGGAGAGAGTACGATGACCAGTTAAAGCGAGAAAAG CTTTACCAAGAATTTCCTGTGAGTGAAGAGCTCTTCCTTGAGGACTTGGAGCAGGACAAGGAAGGCGGCGTATATTTGCACACCTGCCGGTGTGGTGGCCACTACACCCTGGCTGCCCAGGATGCCAGAAGCTCTACAGAGAAGGAGGTTGTTGTAGCTTGTGACAACTGCTCCCTTAGCATTCTGGTTTTACTGAATTGTGATGAGAACACTTGA